One part of the Neoarius graeffei isolate fNeoGra1 chromosome 2, fNeoGra1.pri, whole genome shotgun sequence genome encodes these proteins:
- the tmem200a gene encoding transmembrane protein 200A: protein MIATGGVITGLAALKRQDSARSQHHLPIQSPVPPPEKKRLKRKPRTDIVVVRGKIRLYSASGFFLVLGVLILMVGIAMAVLGYWPHEDHQRTPESNHSGNDTRAAAAQERAGKMAKFFEQHLHSEKMKMLGPFTMGIGIFIFICANAILHENRDRETKIIHMRDMYSTVIDIHSLRLQEQKCMNGAYVGPYADHEIHCFGQDGQYTSRLAANTLLTFSGLGGDVRLSRRTSSAEDEEGLMSEGGSSSLSPGYRERSGSIFGFRPEGLRHWEDKRNVLKKCQTRSIVSSSISAFTLPVIKLNNCVIDEPDIDDITEDSEQLRDRSIPSSMESLTVPMPDISKAFKPPSTALLRSNSATGSASASPSSLSPGATSGRFLSPGAARKDFGSNNSIHMLSAHSKSLDLERGPTTLSVQPEQRKHPSWPRLDRSNSKGYTKLENKEDPMDRLLVPPVAIKRDYTKKEKLLMISRSHNNLSFEHDEFMSSTLKRGTSETRF, encoded by the coding sequence ATGATTGCAACTGGGGGCGTGATCACGGGCCTGGCAGCCCTGAAGAGGCAGGACTCCGCCCGCTCCCAGCATCACCTGCCCATCCAGTCCCCTGTCCCTCCTCCTGAGAAGAAACGTCTGAAAAGGAAACCTCGCACGGATATCGTTGTGGTACGTGGAAAAATCCGCCTGTATTCCGCCTCTGGTTTCTTTCTAGTCCTTGGAGTTCTGATTTTGATGGTTGGTATCGCTATGGCTGTACTGGGGTACTGGCCTCACGAGGACCACCAGAGGACACCCGAGAGCAACCACTCGGGGAACGATACCCGGGCAGCGGCGGCGCAGGAGCGGGCGGGAAAGATGGCGAAGTTCTTTGAGCAGCACTTGCACTCAGAGAAAATGAAGATGCTCGGTCCATTTACGATGGGCATTGGGATCTTCATCTTCATCTGCGCAAACGCTATCTTACATGAGAACAGGGACCGAGAAACAAAGATCATTCACATGAGGGACATGTACTCAACGGTCATAGACATCCACAGCCTGAGATTACAAGAGCAGAAGTGTATGAATGGGGCCTACGTGGGTCCCTACGCTGACCACGAGATCCACTGTTTCGGTCAAGACGGTCAGTACACCTCGCGGCTAGCCGCTAACACGCTGCTGACGTTCTCTGGATTGGGCGGTGATGTACGACTGTCCCGCCGCACAAGCTCAGCCGAAGATGAGGAAGGTCTAATGAGCGAAGGAGGCTCGAGCTCATTGTCGCCTGGATATAGAGAACGTTCCGGATCGATATTCGGGTTCCGGCCTGAAGGACTgcgtcactgggaagacaaacgTAACGTTCTGAAGAAGTGCCAGACGCGCTCCATCGTATCATCGTCCATCAGCGCCTTCACGCTTCCCGTGATCAAACTCAACAACTGCGTGATTGATGAGCCTGACATTGACGACATAACCGAGGACTCTGAGCAGCTACGAGACAGATCAATACCTTCATCCATGGAGTCCTTAACCGTACCTATGCCAGATATCTCAAAAGCCTTCAAGCCTCCCAGTACAGCGTTGCTCCGAAGTAACTCTGCTACAGGATCTGCATCTGCTTCACCATCCTCCCTGTCCCCTGGAGCCACCAGTGGCCGATTCCTGTCTCCCGGAGCAGCCCGGAAAGACTTTGGCTCAAACAATTCTATCCACATGCTCTCGGCTCATTCCAAGTCTCTGGACCTGGAACGAGGTCCGACCACACTGAGTGTACAACCGGAACAGCGCAAGCACCCCAGCTGGCCCAGGCTCGATCGCAGCAACAGCAAAGGCTACACCAAACTGGAGAATAAAGAAGACCCGATGGACAGGCTGCTGGTGCCCCCAGTGGCCATTAAGCGGGATTACACCAAAAAAGAGAAATTGCTCATGATCTCGAGGTCGCACAACAATCTGAGTTTCGAGcatgatgagtttatgagcagcACTCTGAAAAGAGGGACATCCGAGACCAGATTTTAA